ATCATCAAACTGAACCGTTGATGAAAAAATCAGGAAAAAGATAAGAGGCATCCCGATTGACAGGAGAAAAACTCCCAAACTTCTAGATAATTTGACAGCTTCTACTTTCACCAATGCTTTCATGATTCTCCCTCCCTTGTCTTGTCAAATAGACTGTTGAGCAGGGTCTTGTTCTGCACCTCTAAGTCTGAAATCCGACAGCCTGCTTCCTGCAAATTCGCCCAAACCTGCTCAATAGCTCGGGTCTTGAAGCTGACCGTGTCCTGCTTATAGCTGATGTCGTCAATCGCATCTAAGCCCTCCACCACCGTCGCAAAGCGGATTGGCAGTGCTACTTCTTTTTCCTGCTCCTCACTCCGCATGGCAAATGGCGTCGTATCCCGCAAGAGCCTACCCTGGTGCAAGACCAAAATCCGCTCCGCCGTATGCTCCACTTCCTCGATGTAGTGGCTGGTATAAAAAATGGTCACACCCTTTTCCTTCAAGTCATGTACAATCTCCCAAAAACGCTGACGGGTCGACGTATCCATGCCCGCCGTTGGCTCGTCCAAAAAGAGCAACTTGGGCTTGCCAATCAGGCAAATGACAACGGCCAAGAGCCGCTTCTGACCACCCGATAGCTTGCCTGCCAGCTGATTTTTTTGCTCTGGGGAAAAGCGGAGCAGGCTGTCGATTTCCACATCTGTCAGACTGTCCTTGTAGATAGCTTGAAAAAAGCGGAGCAATTCCTTGACCTTCAAGTCCGTTGGAATAGCATTTTCTTGAGGTAAAACTGCTACTGTTTCTTTATTGGGCCGAGCCTGCGGAGCCAGACCGTCCAACAAAACCTTCCCTTTCGTCGCCTTTCTATCGCCCAACAAACAGGACATGAGCGTTGTCTTCCCAGCCCCGTTGGGACCAATCAAGGCCACACATTCCCCAGACTGTATCTCAAAGGAAATATCAGACAAAATGGTCCGTCCTTTGATGATTTTTTCTAGTGCTTCTACTTCTATCATCTTGCTACCTCCTACTTCTTGAACATCTTACATAGACAGTATATCTCGAAAAAGGAAGTCACACTAGAAGCCTTTGTCATGGACTGATATGACAAATGTCATATTATACTCAATGAAAATCAAAAGCAGCCTAGGAAACGAAGTTGAAGATAGAACTCTGTTACTATCTTGTTTCAAGGTAACAGGCTGAAAAGCTCCACCGGAGCTTTTCACTCATCAAGGCTCTTGACAACGGATAATGTTGATTTTCGAAGAGTATTAAATAATACAGCAAAAAAGAGTCCTACTGGGGACCCTTCATCTATTTACAACTTAGGCGCTTGACCAAGTTCTGCCTGCAACATCCAAATATGTTTTTCAATACTAGCCTTAGCCACATTGAAAATGTCGTTGGTTACGCTGTCACCTTCTTCATCACTGACATCAAATCCCTTTTGGAAAAGAGCAGCCAGATAGCGGAACACCTCTACCACACGCGCCAATTGCTCTTCAATCGTTACAGTGTAATCACCAGGAACTTCCTTGAGCTGACTATTTTCACTAAACTCTTTAAGGGTAGAAAATGGTGCCCCACCTAAGGTGATTAAACGCTCACTCATCTCATCCAAATAGCCATCAATTTCTTCCATATATTCATCCATCTTTGGATGCCAAATCATAAAGCCACGACCACGCATATACCAATGAACTTGATGGAGGATAGAATGGGCTACTGATAAATCGGCCACCGCTTGATTCAAAACAGCCTTAGAATCAGCCAGTGATGGACGCGGGCTGAAAGACGCAATTTCTGCTGGAGATTGATAATATTTTTGTTTCATCATATATCACCCTTTCTTTTATTTATAATTATTATAAATAAAAGAAGAAAAAATTGCAAGAATTATCCCTCATCCTCCTCTGACCTATTGATAAACAAATCCCTTGCTATATTAACTTATATACGTTAGACTAGTAAGTAAGAATAGTATGTGATTTTCTTTTTAGAAAATCATCGCCCCATATGTGTATATCAAGGAGGGATTTTATGTCAGAAGAAAAATTTGACGCAAAACTAGAACAGCTATCTGGCTCTGCAAAAGAGGTAATTGGTAAGCTGACCGGCGACAAGGAAATCGAAGTTGAAGGACTTGTTGAGAAAGGAATTGGCAAAGCAAAAGAGCTAGTCGAAGATGCAAAAGATGGGCTTGAAGGTGCCATTAACGGCATCAGAAATGCTTTCGACAAAGAAGAGAAATAAACAAAGAGTTCAATATAGGTAGGATTGCTCGTGCACTGTTTGATAATGAACATTACACTCAATTTGGTCTTTTACCTGTAGCCCGAACAAAAATATGCAGAGAGGGGAACTCAGACATTTACCTGTCGAGTCTGCCTTCTCTTTTC
This region of Streptococcus suis genomic DNA includes:
- a CDS encoding CsbD family protein, coding for MSEEKFDAKLEQLSGSAKEVIGKLTGDKEIEVEGLVEKGIGKAKELVEDAKDGLEGAINGIRNAFDKEEK
- a CDS encoding ABC transporter ATP-binding protein gives rise to the protein MIEVEALEKIIKGRTILSDISFEIQSGECVALIGPNGAGKTTLMSCLLGDRKATKGKVLLDGLAPQARPNKETVAVLPQENAIPTDLKVKELLRFFQAIYKDSLTDVEIDSLLRFSPEQKNQLAGKLSGGQKRLLAVVICLIGKPKLLFLDEPTAGMDTSTRQRFWEIVHDLKEKGVTIFYTSHYIEEVEHTAERILVLHQGRLLRDTTPFAMRSEEQEKEVALPIRFATVVEGLDAIDDISYKQDTVSFKTRAIEQVWANLQEAGCRISDLEVQNKTLLNSLFDKTREGES
- a CDS encoding Dps family protein, whose amino-acid sequence is MMKQKYYQSPAEIASFSPRPSLADSKAVLNQAVADLSVAHSILHQVHWYMRGRGFMIWHPKMDEYMEEIDGYLDEMSERLITLGGAPFSTLKEFSENSQLKEVPGDYTVTIEEQLARVVEVFRYLAALFQKGFDVSDEEGDSVTNDIFNVAKASIEKHIWMLQAELGQAPKL